A single Cucumis melo cultivar AY chromosome 4, USDA_Cmelo_AY_1.0, whole genome shotgun sequence DNA region contains:
- the LOC103499204 gene encoding pectinesterase-like, with the protein MSKPDETLAAGVPFSCNSKTNLLVFALSTTLLLAAVSSDDHVRSKCAMTLYPELCETTISTAVGSSSKEAIEASVNITIGAVGDNYRRVKKLLKTENSLTKREKIALHDCLETGEETLRELYEVVEDVNEYPNKKSLSRYADDLKTLLSSAITNQETCLDGFSHDKADKKVRESLKEGLIHIEKLCSIALALIKNLTDTDIANLNNNNNHLSRKQLKEKNTDDRINWPDWMSPNDRRLLQASSTATPDVVVAADGSGDFRTISEAVAAAPSRSSQRYIIRIKAGVYRENVNVASSKRNIMFWGDGRVNTIITGNRNVVDGSTTFNSATVAAVGERFLARDVTFQNTAGPSKHQAVALRVGSDLSAFYRCDMLAYQDTLYVHSNRQFYVQCIIVGTIDFIFGNAAAVIQDCDIHARRPNPGQRNMVTAQGRTDPNQNTGIVIQKCRIGTTSDLRPVISNFPTFLGRPWQRYSRTVVMQTSISNVIDPAGWHVWDGNFALDTLFYAEYQNSGAGADTSRRVRWKGFRVLTRAAEAEAFTAGNFIGGGTWLSSTGFPFSLGL; encoded by the exons ATGTCAAAACCCGACGAAACCCTCGCCGCCGGAGTTCCATTCTCCTGCAACTCCAAAACCAACCTCTTGGTCTTCGCCCTCTCAACTACTCTTCTCCTCGCAGCCGTCTCCTCCGACGACCACGTGAGAAGCAAGTGCGCCATGACGCTCTACCCCGAGCTTTGCGAGACGACGATATCCACCGCCGTGGGAAGTAGTTCAAAAGAGGCAATCGAAGCGTCGGTGAACATTACGATTGGTGCAGTGGGGGATAATTATAGAAGGGTGAAGAAATTGCTTAAGACAGAGAATAGTCTGACGAAACGAGAGAAGATTGCACTTCATGACTGTTTGGAAACAGGGGAAGAGACGCTGAGAGAGCTTTATGAAGTTGTTGAAGATGTTAATGAGTATCCTAATAAGAAATCTCTCTCACGCTATGCTGATGACCTCAAAACTTTACTCAGTTCCGCCATTACTAATCAG GAGACATGCTTGGACGGATTCTCACACGATAAAGCTGATAAAAAAGTACGAGAGTCGTTAAAAGAAGGCCTTATTCACATCGAAAAGCTCTGCAGCATTGCTTTAGCCTTGATTAAGAATCTTACTGACACCGACATTGCCAATctcaacaataacaataaccaTCTCAGCCGAAAGCAATTGAAGGAAAAGAACACCGACGATAGAATTAATTGGCCAGATTGGATGTCACCCAACGATCGAAGGCTTTTGCAAGCCTCATCTACAGCCACTCCTGACGTGGTAGTAGCAGCCGATGGGAGTGGCGATTTTCGGACAATTTCTGAAGCAGTTGCGGCAGCACCTAGTAGAAGTAGTCAAAGGTATATAATAAGAATAAAGGCAGGTGTTTATAGAGAGAATGTGAATGTGGCAAGTAGTAAGAGGAATATAATGTTTTGGGGAGATGGAAGGGTTAACACTATAATCACCGGAAATAGAAATGTGGTCGATGGAAGCACTACATTCAACTCCGCAACCGTTG CGGCGGTGGGAGAAAGGTTCTTGGCGAGAGACGTTACATTTCAGAACACCGCCGGTCCATCAAAGCACCAAGCGGTGGCTCTCCGTGTTGGCTCCGACCTCTCTGCTTTTTACCGCTGCGACATGCTCGCCTATCAAGACACACTCTACGTCCACTCCAACCGCCAATTCTACGTCCAGTGCATCATCGTCGGCACCATCGACTTCATCTTCGGCAATGCCGCTGCCGTCATCCAAGACTGCGACATCCACGCCCGCCGCCCCAATCCCGGCCAGAGGAACATGGTCACTGCACAAGGAAGAACAGACCCAAATCAGAACACTGGGATTGTCATCCAGAAATGCCGAATCGGAACCACCTCCGATTTGCGGCCGGTGATCAGCAATTTCCCAACGTTTCTGGGGCGGCCGTGGCAGAGATACTCGAGAACGGTGGTTATGCAGACGAGTATTAGCAATGTGATTGATCCGGCGGGGTGGCATGTTTGGGATGGGAATTTTGCGCTTGATACTCTGTTTTATGCAGAGTATCAGAATAGTGGTGCCGGTGCCGATACGTCGAGGAGAGTGAGGTGGAAGGGGTTTAGGGTTCTTACCAGGGCGGCGGAAGCGGAGGCCTTCACGGCGGGGAATTTCATCGGCGGCGGCACCTGGCTGAGCTCCACAGGATTCCCATTTTCACTTGGCTTGTAA